The DNA region GTAAAATGTTCTATAAATCCCTTCACTCTAGAGGCCTGGTATTCATTAGTAACAACGAAAACATCTGTATAATGATACTTTTCTATAAAGTATTTAATAGCAAACAATTGTTCTACGGTGTCATTAGACCTACGCTCTTTTATAATTTTTTCCTTAGGGACTCCTAGCGTCTCCAATTCAAGAGCAATCAAATCACAAAGATCGGGTCTGTTTATTTCGTCGTTTTTTACACCTCGGCCTCGGCCTCCCGGAATAAAAATTAGTGCTTCCGGATTTTTAATATATAGTTCGTATGTCGCTTTTATTCTCAGAGTACCGCCTGGGGCAAGATCAAAATCCTCGTTAGTAAAATATCCTGTACTCACCCATTTCCCGTCTTCCTTTTTTATACCTGCACTTAAAATAACAATTACTTTTTTCATAAAAACTAACGTACTTTAAAAATATCGGTAATAAGCCCGCCCTCAATTCTTTTCTCCAGAGTTTTATTTTCTATGAGAGTTTTAAGTTCAGCAAAAGTCCTATCATAAGTTTTTAATAGTTTTTCCATTTGAGGTTTTGTGTGTGAGAAACTCATATTATGCTGGCCATACCAGAGAAAGCCAGCTTTAAGAATTTCTTGCTGAAGATAGGTTTTTATTTCTATAGCCGAATATTCATAACTATCTTTTATCATAAATAAATTCCAACAGGGCTTGCCTTTAACTTGAATAAATTCAGAAAGACCGTGCTTTACAAGAAGCTCATTGGTATTATCTTGAAGATGTTTTCCGAGTTTCCAAATATATGGAATAACTTTTTTCTTTTCCATTTCTTTTATAGTGGCAATTGCTGCAGCGATTGAAAGGGCTTCCCCACCCTGAGTAAAAGAGTAAAAAATTTTGTCAACTGTTTGCATATATTCTCTTTTCCCTACCAAAGCCGAAATCGGCATACCGTTTGCCATTGATTTACCGAAACAAGCTAAATCCGGAGTTACATTAAAATATTTTTGTGCTCCACCTAAAGAAAACCTGAATCCACAAATAACCTCGTCAAAAATCAAAAGTGCGCCATTTTTATGAGCCACTTTTTTTACCTCTTCCAAAAAACCCTTTTCCGGCTCCACATAATTCATCGGCTCCATTATGACTGCCGCAATCTTGCCGGGATATTTTCTGAAAAGCGCTTTAAGAGAATCTATGTCGTTGTAATAGAACTTAAGTGTTAGATTTTTTGTGGCTTTCGGCACACCCAAATCACGAGTAGTTGAACCAATATACCAATCATGCCAGCCGTGGTATCCGCATACCGCAACATAATCCCGCCCTGTATAAGCACGGGCAACCCTTATCGCTCCGGTCGTGGCATCCGATCCATTTTTTCCGAATCGCACCATTTCGGCGCAAGGTATATGTTTTATTAAAAGCTCGGCCAATTCATATTCCAAAGGAGAAGGTAAGGAAAGAATGATTCCTTTTTTTAGTTGGGCTTTAATTGCATTGTCCACCGCCGGATACTGATAACCTAAAACCACCGGCAAAAGAGCGTTTATCATATCTACATACTCATTTCCGTCCACATCCCAAATTTTTGCGCCTTTAGCATGAGTAGCAAAAAGCGGTGCTTGACCTTTGATAAATTGAAGGTGGCTTTTACTG from Candidatus Paceibacterota bacterium includes:
- a CDS encoding aminotransferase class III-fold pyridoxal phosphate-dependent enzyme, with the translated sequence MKLKLKKSSELFKRVEKVIPLASQTFSKSHLQFIKGQAPLFATHAKGAKIWDVDGNEYVDMINALLPVVLGYQYPAVDNAIKAQLKKGIILSLPSPLEYELAELLIKHIPCAEMVRFGKNGSDATTGAIRVARAYTGRDYVAVCGYHGWHDWYIGSTTRDLGVPKATKNLTLKFYYNDIDSLKALFRKYPGKIAAVIMEPMNYVEPEKGFLEEVKKVAHKNGALLIFDEVICGFRFSLGGAQKYFNVTPDLACFGKSMANGMPISALVGKREYMQTVDKIFYSFTQGGEALSIAAAIATIKEMEKKKVIPYIWKLGKHLQDNTNELLVKHGLSEFIQVKGKPCWNLFMIKDSYEYSAIEIKTYLQQEILKAGFLWYGQHNMSFSHTKPQMEKLLKTYDRTFAELKTLIENKTLEKRIEGGLITDIFKVR